In Anopheles gambiae chromosome 2, idAnoGambNW_F1_1, whole genome shotgun sequence, a single window of DNA contains:
- the LOC4577454 gene encoding uncharacterized protein LOC4577454 isoform X2 → MTPEKILRRPKSKTCEKLKNNKTMENESSIAASTSSPENASSRHLADFVDGINSAKQSTPLAPASLQGTANKRQLRRKSLIATWLERAQEALEKNSKYLKSKNALQKVPLGTVCEYVAKHYVHGMFSTARLKNLVYKRKSDPGKPSNPISFFLLNGYAPPYQHELEVFDANNVIPLSQYHKDTLHYNWERYIHVQRKAFLDILPCNKSGPQPIVYNGAPQIPPPGGASNGPDSAFSVGVLLPEGESETTIQTQNQCIPLQNSDTERSQPVNNDAADAQVGAVVRVAYDKFVVSFLDSVRENDVPVIVEGPSDGENTDISTAVSSISDESVFPAKHCVSLLEGENAKNGSGQHGNLSRSAAVATLYAAMKKYLRVLKNEVKQELTGSLLADATHPLYRVYAHFKTLEVYCRFLDELRKMCENLDAYQYKPLPHCSYRQVQQGLLRLSCSHRTDGSLVINAEYITHQFEDYRSMEDKDATYAFNYYEKVEETLLASGRGDLLQRFEQILRNYDESENRVSVLYYQIEDLLGESFPQLVDMFLTFLLPGQAAEVGKFFEHFILTNMGDFLEKLNVFFAKQPSQIKKIHACLNELSNEPDVTMEQVKTKVLPLLKSSTLLTEWFLQLFPGERPPESPVCDYEHIGLKKHALNDSFDAGSVYEHVSYIETLPEVSEVPGSSNAIRYIQGRIFQGAQPARLTFLANNFLTKVAVPDQPSSEETVTNGENLCDDATLMAHAIRLNPLVHCPKGITYADVAHLLVENSKEMDVRPLPETSVANAHANEEDNKPGTTSKKLTPKLPLKKRFNSPSPRKTGNSPGDEKSSPVSNKESATSKKAAAASTVAITIPPESKALATARKFKSLVDSPQTSSQEERQLDGTSPADPACSVKKKPETTVQPAKQSAPVISNSSSSSGSSSSSGGNTSAGGCSVKVSNNSTNVETRQEPEGQKQANSIDAPSWTREEDKIILQDIIKGYSSVDTFIQQIEQKIPSRTSEQIRNRFEFLLRMLRQVKQK, encoded by the exons ATGACGCCGGAAAAAATTCTTAGACGACCTAAATCTAAAACATGTGAAAagcttaaaaacaataaaactatGGAAAATGAAAGTTCCATTGCGGCATCTACCTCATCGCCTGAAAATGCATCAAGCAGGCACTTGGCTGATTTCGTGGACGGCATCAATTCTGCCAAACAATCCACACCCTTGGCACCGGCCTCGTTACAAGGCACCGCAAACAAACGACAGCTACGAAGAAAAAG CTTGATTGCAACATGGTTAGAGCGAGCACAAGAAGCGCTTGAGAAAAAtagtaaatatttaaaatcgaAAAATGCACTGCAGAAGGTCCCACTAGGAACAGTTTGTGAATATGTTGCTAAACACTATGTTCACGGTATGTTCAGCACGGCTCGTTTGAAAAACTTAGTATATAAACGAAAATCAGATCCGGGTAAACCGTCCAATCCTATATCG TTTTTCCTTCTCAACGGTTATGCGCCTCCGTATCAGCATGAGCTGGAGGTGTTTGACGCAAATAATGTTATTCCACTTTCACAGTACCACAAGGACACGCTCCATTATAATTGGGAACGGTATATACATGTTCAGAGAAAG GCTTTCCTTGATATACTGCCGTGTAATAAGAGCGGGCCGCAACCAATCGTGTACAATGGAGCTCCTCAAATACCACCGCCGGGAGGCGCATCGAACGGACCGGATAGTGCATTCAGCGTAGGTGTGCTGCTTCCGGAAGGAGAATCGGAAACAACAATTCAAACGCAGAATCAGTGCATTCCGTTACAAAACAGTGACACGGAAAGAAGTCAGCCAGTGAACAATGATGCGGCCGATGCGCAAGTTGGTGCGGTTGTCCGTGTTGCTTACGATAAGTTTGTGGTGAGCTTTTTGGATAGCGTCCGAGAAAATGATGTGCCTGTGATTGTGGAGGGTCCAAGTGATGGCGAAAATACCGACATAAGCACCGCTGTGTCCAGTATCAGTGATGAGTCTGTTTTCCCTGCGAAACATTGTGTGTCTTTGTTGGAGGGTGAAAATGCTAAGAATGGTAGTGGCCAACATGGTAATCTTTCACGCTCGGCAGCAGTCGCGACACTGTACGCTGCCATGAAAAAATATCTGCGGGTGCTGAAGAACGAAGTAAAACAGGAGCTGACAGGTTCATTGCTTGCGGATGCAACTCACCCGCTGTACCGTGTGTATGCTCACTTCAAAACTTTAGAAGTGTATTGTCGATTTCTAGATGAACTACGAAAAATGTGTGAAAACCTTGATGCATATCAATACAAACCTCTGCCACATTGTTCTTACCGGCAGGTACAGCAAGGTTTATTGCGACTATCATGCAGCCATCGTACTGATGGCAGTCTCGTCATAAACGCCGAATACATTACACACCAATTTGAGGATTACCGTAGCATGGAAGACAAGGATGCTACGTATGCGTTTAACTACTACGAAAAGGTGGAGGAAACGTTGCTTGCATCCGGTCGTGGTGATCTGCTGCAGCGCTTTGAGCAGATTTTGAGGAACTATGATGAGTCGGAGAACCGGGTGTCTGTGTTGTACTATCAAATCGAAGACTTGCTGGGAGAAAGCTTTCCACAGCTGGTGGACATGTTTCTTACCTTCCTGCTGCCGGGCCAGGCGGCCGAGGTGGGGAAATTTTTCGAGCACTTTATTCTGACAAACATGGGAGATTTTCTAGAGAAGCTAAATGTGTTCTTTGCCAAACAGCCATCCCAGATCAAAAAGATACATGCTTGCCTAAACGAACTGTCCAACGAACCGGACGTTACGATGGAACAAGTGAAAACGAAAGTATTACCACTGCTCAAGAGCAGTACGCTTCTTACCGAATGGTTCCTGCAACTATTTCCCGGCGAACGTCCTCCCGAATCGCCCGTATGTGACTACGAACACATTGGGCTGAAAAAACACGCCCTAAATGATAGCTTCGATGCTGGATCGGTTTACGAACATGTGTCCTACATTGAAACGCTTCCGGAAGTGTCAGAAGTGCCTGGTTCTTCCAATGCAATTCGTTACATACAGGGAAGAATATTCCAAGGGGCTCAACCAGCACGATTGACATTTCTTGCGAATAATTTTCTCACGAAGGTGGCTGTCCCCGACCAGCCTTCATCTGAAGAGACAGTAACGAATGGCGAGAATCTCTGTGATGATGCGACGCTGATGGCACATGCCATTCGTCTGAACCCGTTGGTACACTGCCCGAAAGGTATCACGTATGCGGATGTTGCTCATCTGTTGGTAGAGAATAGTAAAGAAATGGACGTCCGACCCTTACCCGAAACTTCCGTTGCAAATGCTCATGCAAATGAGGAGGACAATAAACCAGGAACCACTTCCAAAAAGCTAACACCAAAGCTACCGTTGAAAAAACGATTCAATTCGCCGAGTCCACGTAAGACAGGAAACTCGCCGGGCGATGAGAAATCATCGCCGGTGAGTAATAAGGAATCAGCGACGTCAAAGAAGGCGGCTGCTGCTTCTACAGTGGCGATAACGATACCGCCAGAGTCCAAGGCTTTGGCAACGGCGCGGAAATTCAAATCGCTTGTTGACTCACCACAAACAAGCTCTCAGGAAGAGCGACAGTTAGACGGAACTAGCCCAGCTGATCCAGCATGCAGTGTGAAGAAAAAGCCAGAAACAACAGTacaaccagcaaaacaatcCGCGCCTGTAAtatccaacagcagcagtagtagtggtagtagtagtagtagtggcgGAAATACTAGTGCTGGTGGTTGTAGTGTTAAAGTCAGTAATAATAGTACTAATGTTGAAACGCGCCAGGAACCAGAAGGACAGAAGCAAGCCAACAGTATAGATGCGCCAAGTTGGACGCGAGAGGAAGACAAAATTATTCTGCAGGATATAATAAAAGGATACTCATCGGTAGATACGTTCATTCAGCAGATCGAACAGAAAATACCATCTAGGACTAGTGAGCAGATACGAAATAGGTTTGAATTTTTGCTGCGAATGTTACGCCAGGTTAAACAGAAATGA
- the LOC1274622 gene encoding uncharacterized protein LOC1274622 yields MIRDSLFRRLVKRSKRFVVNLLTTTSAHGIGHVVQEGLHFIERIIWLSCIFIGVYGMVALSQRIWNRFQTSPTVISMDRNMYFWNTSFPSLTICSHRRIDEDKLADYIRMRGFDEDDAEQFREFIVLLANVTYTTFLDLPMYKTFGIAGYEYMELLYNLSWSFQPQVNSGTASVLSVQPTITELGLCLAVNSRIAVYNSYEYWQSRRWERVHEPAPLVVHPLDGEVYGQLIKLESSYEVFFHGSMEVAEISKRQYSFQESYYTTVELLALEILTSSNARELSISQRQCRFTHEDEMLLFSPVYSYNLCRIECRMKFAFKLCGCVPHFYRPVGKGNFRYRICDFEGLRCLGQRADEMITLRSKKNPIDCNCLPNCDDSNFFIQAYRSREWFLGANLQWGLTDYPKMQLNRDIIFGLSDVFVYIGGLGGFFLGCSLITFAEFVFFLTWRLFK; encoded by the exons ATGATTCGGGACAGCTTGTTCCGACGCTTGGTGAAGCGTTCGAAGCGCTTTGTCGTGAATCTACTGACCACCACCTCGGCCCACGGTATTGGACACGTTGTGCAGGAAGGGCTGCACTTCATCGAGCGTATAATATGGCTTTCCTGCATATTCATCGGTGTGTACGGTATGGTGGCACTGTCGCAGCGCAtctggaaccgattccaaACTTCGCCGACCGTCATATCGATGGATCGCAATATGTACTTCTGGAACACGAGCTTTCCGAGTTTGACCATCTGTTCGCACCGGCGCATCGATGAGGACAAGCTGGCCGATTACATCCGGATGCGGGGCTTCGACGAGGACGATGCAGAGCAGTTCCGGGAGTTTATCGTGCTGCTTGCCAACGTAACGTACACCACGTTTCTCGATCTCCCGATGTACAAAACGTTCGGCATTGCGGGCTACGAGTACATGGAGCTGCTGTACAACTTGTCCTGGAGCTTTCAGCCCCAGGTCAACAGCGGCACGGCTAGTGTGCTGTCCGTGCAGCCCACCATTACCGAGCTGGGGCTGTGTTTGGCAGTGAACTCGCGCATTGCCGTGTACAATTCGTACGAGTATTGGCAATCACGGCGTTGGGAGCGCGTCCACGAGCCGGCCCCGCTGGTGGTGCATCCACTGGACGGGGAGGTGTACGGGCAGCTGATCAAGCTCGAAAGTTCCTACGAAGTGTTCTTCCACGGATCGATGGAGGTGGCCGAAATCTCCAAACGGCAGTACTCTTTCCAGGAGTCTTACTATACGACGGTGGAGCTGCTGGCGCTAGAAATACTTACCTCCAGCAACGCCCGCGAACTATCCATCTCCCAGCGGCAGTGTCGGTTTACGCACGAGGACGAAATGCTCCTGTTCAGTCCGGTTTACAGCTACAATTTGTGCCGCATCGAGTGCCGGATGAAGTTCGCTTTCAAACTGTGCGGCTGTGTGCCCCATTTCTATCGACCGGTCGGTAAGGGCAACTTCCGTTACCGTATCTGTGACTTTGAAGGTTTACGATGCCTAGGACAGCGGGCAG ATGAGATGATAACGCTGCGCTCTAAAAAGAACCCAATTGATTGTAACTGTCTACCGAACTGTGATGATTCCAACTTCTTCATACAAGCATAC CGATCGCGTGAGTGGTTTCTTGGCGCCAATCTTCAGTGGGGTTTGACGGATTATCCCAAAATGCAGTTGAACAGGGACATTATATTCGGGTTGTCGGATGTATTCG TGTACATTGGTGGATTGGGAGGGTTCTTTCTCGGGTGCAGTTTGATCACATTTGCAGAGTTCGTGTTCTTTCTCACCTGGAGACTATTTAAATGA
- the LOC11175902 gene encoding dynein regulatory complex protein 9, with protein sequence MADARFEESILIIRAIVAECLRKLEILSWCEKNAHLYDSTRTYSIAKLLQYRNKGLHSIVIELSENPKHLASESCSSYATTSLGSVIPRDDSASGEDRIYYDRFEYMDRCKKVHSLAKKYDVLKFQCHELNHQLHVASQIEIAKQRFVGFWESARKEQLKQSILLDVQNLRKKQTFIEGERSNALQAAGIIDQYYDWKLASIESEIENWMNRFDREKEEQDARFQKARATEKYWNELLQIHEQQVRDIGLLEVDLERWEEDAKFKVFCHRMATKLQAWWRGVMVRKGFGRFGTAGRNRGKKGKGKDKKAKKTRK encoded by the exons ATGGCCGATGCAAGATTCGAAGAAAGTATCCTCATCATAAGAGCAATTGTAGCGGAATGTTTACGAAAGCTTGAAATTCTCAGCTGGTGTGAGAAGAATGCACACTTGTATGACTCTACTCGCACGTATTCTATTGCTAAATTGCTACAGTACAGAAACAAAGGATTGCATTCGATAGTGATTGAGCTGTCCGAAAATCCGAAACATCTAGCATCCGAATCTTGTAGCTCATACGCTACTACCTCCCTTGGCAGTGTGATACCCCGCGACGATAGCGCTTCGGGAGAAGATCGAATCTACTACGATCGTTTTGAATATATGGACCGCTGTAAAAAAGTTCACAGTTTAGCGAAAAAATACGACGTTCTGAAATTTCAGTGCCACGAGCTAAACCATCAGCTTCAC GTAGCATCGCAAATCGAAATAGCGAAACAGCGGTTCGTGGGGTTTTGGGAATCAGCACGTAAAGAGCAACTGAAGCAGTCCATTTTGCTAGACGTACAAAATCTACGCAAGAAACAAACGTTTATCGAGGGAGAACGGAGCAATGCACTACAAGCTGCCGGTATCATCGACCAGTACTACGATTGGAAGCTGGCCAGCATTGAAAGTGAGATTGAAAATTGGATGAACCGGTTCGATCGCGAAAAGGAGGAACAAGATGCCCGATTTCAGAAAGCGCGCGCTACGGAAAAGTACTGGAACGAGTTGTTGCAAATTCATGAACAACAAGTGCGGGATATAGGCCTTTTAGAAGTCGACTTGGAGCGTTGGGAGGAGGATGCAaagtttaaagtgttttgtcaCAGAATGGCCACTAAATTGCAAGCCTGGTGGCGAGGCGTGATGGTCAGAAAAGGCTTTGGCAGGTTTGGCACAGCTGGAAGAAACAGGGGAAAGAAAGGCAAGGGCAAAgacaaaaaagctaaaaagaCAAGGAAATAG
- the LOC4577454 gene encoding uncharacterized protein LOC4577454 isoform X1: protein MTPEKILRRPKSKTCEKLKNNKTMENESSIAASTSSPENASSRHLADFVDGINSAKQSTPLAPASLQGTANKRQLRRKRRRISLSEEDKELFDKNFEESIQTAAVKNNLTSMCVKKLLKNIVANDHVFAMVLLKEEEDTQKLKEDVSKASKSVSHEDDDDDDDDDDDDEKVQPEPKLTRLKAKQLKQIPLPIASLNEPIPDDEVAALIREELNSDDDDEEYKPTEDEIVSDDDPNTTVSDVDSQPRTPASVASVVDPDNEPYVRYTKDGLFKIPKPRNDSQCSQSEQEQEQENIALRTRSKLCLTTTAIETLESTFIPPDITKDMYEYDGEMDQAWKDFLEEFTKPLPNNLEDDDDNDPEYVAAEGIPLDPEEMKTLKVSKKELNELVQELMEMGATDDQSLLEETLTKTINESLNSQMNDRDALLSTPVPAEESNCIDDTIQSTIAESNVSTMPEQLSSTAVLPPKPSVNEFVQTTEQLDTPGSGSGYNPTMYATECVQFPTHNDMPSISSSADDSDINGAASLQSTAIFSTISNETNSQNDSYNYTVLQNCTTQPKFLLKYNSLEETSGDELSPKRYRLSSTTVPVEVNVSETEPGMNDYQFKLLHQQLRMHVQLTAQHFLQTYGHPTMWQMAPKFKTMLTELAQIGRAKPNIVPWNLPLALDCCQSWENQLAVDDDNTKSLLKFWKDELDREEKERKIRRIYHSDFHWMVREKIINCRAFIYPSLIPYKAFRTCLSLQASGAYNCEKHLIATWLERAQEALEKNSKYLKSKNALQKVPLGTVCEYVAKHYVHGMFSTARLKNLVYKRKSDPGKPSNPISFFLLNGYAPPYQHELEVFDANNVIPLSQYHKDTLHYNWERYIHVQRKAFLDILPCNKSGPQPIVYNGAPQIPPPGGASNGPDSAFSVGVLLPEGESETTIQTQNQCIPLQNSDTERSQPVNNDAADAQVGAVVRVAYDKFVVSFLDSVRENDVPVIVEGPSDGENTDISTAVSSISDESVFPAKHCVSLLEGENAKNGSGQHGNLSRSAAVATLYAAMKKYLRVLKNEVKQELTGSLLADATHPLYRVYAHFKTLEVYCRFLDELRKMCENLDAYQYKPLPHCSYRQVQQGLLRLSCSHRTDGSLVINAEYITHQFEDYRSMEDKDATYAFNYYEKVEETLLASGRGDLLQRFEQILRNYDESENRVSVLYYQIEDLLGESFPQLVDMFLTFLLPGQAAEVGKFFEHFILTNMGDFLEKLNVFFAKQPSQIKKIHACLNELSNEPDVTMEQVKTKVLPLLKSSTLLTEWFLQLFPGERPPESPVCDYEHIGLKKHALNDSFDAGSVYEHVSYIETLPEVSEVPGSSNAIRYIQGRIFQGAQPARLTFLANNFLTKVAVPDQPSSEETVTNGENLCDDATLMAHAIRLNPLVHCPKGITYADVAHLLVENSKEMDVRPLPETSVANAHANEEDNKPGTTSKKLTPKLPLKKRFNSPSPRKTGNSPGDEKSSPVSNKESATSKKAAAASTVAITIPPESKALATARKFKSLVDSPQTSSQEERQLDGTSPADPACSVKKKPETTVQPAKQSAPVISNSSSSSGSSSSSGGNTSAGGCSVKVSNNSTNVETRQEPEGQKQANSIDAPSWTREEDKIILQDIIKGYSSVDTFIQQIEQKIPSRTSEQIRNRFEFLLRMLRQVKQK from the exons ATGACGCCGGAAAAAATTCTTAGACGACCTAAATCTAAAACATGTGAAAagcttaaaaacaataaaactatGGAAAATGAAAGTTCCATTGCGGCATCTACCTCATCGCCTGAAAATGCATCAAGCAGGCACTTGGCTGATTTCGTGGACGGCATCAATTCTGCCAAACAATCCACACCCTTGGCACCGGCCTCGTTACAAGGCACCGCAAACAAACGACAGCTACGAAGAAAAAG GCGAAGAATTTCGTTGTCCGAAGAGGATAAAGAACTGTTTGACAAAAACTTTGAAGAATCAATACAAACTGCAGCAGTTAAAAATAATCTTACTTCGATGTGTGTCAAAAAGCTGTTAAAG AACATTGTTGCTAACGATCATGTGTTCGCTATGGTTTTGCTGAAGGAGGAAGAGGATACTCAGAAATTAAAAGAAGATGTCAGTAAAGCATCAAAATCTGTGAGTCATgaagatgacgatgatgatgatgatgatgatgatgatgatgagaaaGTGCAACCTGAGCCCAAACTGACACGCTTAAAGGCAAAGCAGCTGAAGCAAATACCTTTGCCGATTGCTTCGCTCAACGAACCAATCCCTGATGATGAGGTGGCGGCTTTGATCCGCGAAGAGTTAAATTcagacgatgacgatgaggaGTATAAGCCAACAGAGGACGAAATTGTCTCCGATGATGATCCAAATACCACTGTGTCGGATGTCGATTCGCAACCCAGAACGCCAGCATCAGTGGCTTCTGTTGTTGATCCGGATAATGAACCGTACGTTCGGTATACTAAAGATGGTCTGTTTAAGATTCCAAAACCTCGAAACGATAGCCAATGCTCGCAATCTgagcaggagcaggagcaaGAAAATATTGCATTACGAACTCGGTCCAAGTTATGCTTAACAACGACTGCAATTGAAACACTGGAATCTACATTTATACCACCGGATATTACGAAGGATATGTATGAATATGACGGGGAAATGGATCAAGCTTGGAAGGATTTTTTGGAGGAGTTCACCAAGCCATTAC CGAATAATttggaagatgatgatgataacgaTCCAGAGTATGTTGCGGCCGAAGGAATACCAT TGGATCCCgaggaaatgaaaacattGAAAGTTTCCAAAAAGGAACTGAATGAGTTGGTTCAAGAGTTAATGGAAATGGGTGCGACGGACGATCAATCTCTGTTAGAAGAAACTTTGactaaaactatcaacgaatCTTTAAATTCTCAAATGAATGATCGAGATGCTTTGTTAAGTACGCCTGTTCCAGCAGAAGAAAGTAATTGTATCGATGATACGATACAGTCAACCATTGCTGAAAGTAATGTTTCAACCATGCCAGAACAGTTGTCGTCGACGGCTGTGTTACCACCGAAACCATCGGTCAATGAGTTTGTTCAAACTACGGAACAGTTGGATACTCCTGGCTCTGGTTCTGGATATAACCCAACTATGTACGCTACTGAATGCGTACAATTTCCAACTCATAACGATATGCCATCGATATCCAGTAGTGCGGATGATAGTGACATTAACGGAGCAGCTTCTTTACAGTCGACGGCAATATTTTCAACGATctcaaatgaaacaaatagtCAAAACGATTCCTATAATTACACCGTTCTGCAGAACTGTACGACACAACCGAAGTTTCTATTGAAATATAATAGCCTAGAGGAAACTTCGGGGGATGAGTTGTCGCCAAAGAGGTATCGCCTTAGCTCTACAACCGTGCCAGTCGAAGTGAACGTATCGGAAACGGAACCAGGAATGAATGattatcaatttaaattaCTGCACCAGCAGCTACGAATGCACGTTCAGCTGACCGCGCAGCATTTTCTGCAAACATATGGTCATCCCACGATGTGGCAGATGGCACCCAAGTTTAAAACGATGCTTACAGAACTAGCGCAGATTGGAAGAGCGAAGCCAAACATTGTTCCGTGGAATTTGCCATTGGCATTAGATTGTTGTCAAAGTTGGGAGAATCAGTTAGCCGTGGACGATGACAACACAAAGTCGCTGCTGAAATTCTGGAAAGATGAATTAGATAGAGaggaaaaggagcgaaagaTACGTCGAATTTATCACAGTGATTTTCATTGGATGGTTAGAGAAAAGATCATAAATTGCAGGGCCTTCATATATCCGTCCCTGATACCGTACAAAGCTTTCCGCACTTGCCTTTCCTTGCAAGCAAGCGGCGCATACAACTGTGAAAAACA CTTGATTGCAACATGGTTAGAGCGAGCACAAGAAGCGCTTGAGAAAAAtagtaaatatttaaaatcgaAAAATGCACTGCAGAAGGTCCCACTAGGAACAGTTTGTGAATATGTTGCTAAACACTATGTTCACGGTATGTTCAGCACGGCTCGTTTGAAAAACTTAGTATATAAACGAAAATCAGATCCGGGTAAACCGTCCAATCCTATATCG TTTTTCCTTCTCAACGGTTATGCGCCTCCGTATCAGCATGAGCTGGAGGTGTTTGACGCAAATAATGTTATTCCACTTTCACAGTACCACAAGGACACGCTCCATTATAATTGGGAACGGTATATACATGTTCAGAGAAAG GCTTTCCTTGATATACTGCCGTGTAATAAGAGCGGGCCGCAACCAATCGTGTACAATGGAGCTCCTCAAATACCACCGCCGGGAGGCGCATCGAACGGACCGGATAGTGCATTCAGCGTAGGTGTGCTGCTTCCGGAAGGAGAATCGGAAACAACAATTCAAACGCAGAATCAGTGCATTCCGTTACAAAACAGTGACACGGAAAGAAGTCAGCCAGTGAACAATGATGCGGCCGATGCGCAAGTTGGTGCGGTTGTCCGTGTTGCTTACGATAAGTTTGTGGTGAGCTTTTTGGATAGCGTCCGAGAAAATGATGTGCCTGTGATTGTGGAGGGTCCAAGTGATGGCGAAAATACCGACATAAGCACCGCTGTGTCCAGTATCAGTGATGAGTCTGTTTTCCCTGCGAAACATTGTGTGTCTTTGTTGGAGGGTGAAAATGCTAAGAATGGTAGTGGCCAACATGGTAATCTTTCACGCTCGGCAGCAGTCGCGACACTGTACGCTGCCATGAAAAAATATCTGCGGGTGCTGAAGAACGAAGTAAAACAGGAGCTGACAGGTTCATTGCTTGCGGATGCAACTCACCCGCTGTACCGTGTGTATGCTCACTTCAAAACTTTAGAAGTGTATTGTCGATTTCTAGATGAACTACGAAAAATGTGTGAAAACCTTGATGCATATCAATACAAACCTCTGCCACATTGTTCTTACCGGCAGGTACAGCAAGGTTTATTGCGACTATCATGCAGCCATCGTACTGATGGCAGTCTCGTCATAAACGCCGAATACATTACACACCAATTTGAGGATTACCGTAGCATGGAAGACAAGGATGCTACGTATGCGTTTAACTACTACGAAAAGGTGGAGGAAACGTTGCTTGCATCCGGTCGTGGTGATCTGCTGCAGCGCTTTGAGCAGATTTTGAGGAACTATGATGAGTCGGAGAACCGGGTGTCTGTGTTGTACTATCAAATCGAAGACTTGCTGGGAGAAAGCTTTCCACAGCTGGTGGACATGTTTCTTACCTTCCTGCTGCCGGGCCAGGCGGCCGAGGTGGGGAAATTTTTCGAGCACTTTATTCTGACAAACATGGGAGATTTTCTAGAGAAGCTAAATGTGTTCTTTGCCAAACAGCCATCCCAGATCAAAAAGATACATGCTTGCCTAAACGAACTGTCCAACGAACCGGACGTTACGATGGAACAAGTGAAAACGAAAGTATTACCACTGCTCAAGAGCAGTACGCTTCTTACCGAATGGTTCCTGCAACTATTTCCCGGCGAACGTCCTCCCGAATCGCCCGTATGTGACTACGAACACATTGGGCTGAAAAAACACGCCCTAAATGATAGCTTCGATGCTGGATCGGTTTACGAACATGTGTCCTACATTGAAACGCTTCCGGAAGTGTCAGAAGTGCCTGGTTCTTCCAATGCAATTCGTTACATACAGGGAAGAATATTCCAAGGGGCTCAACCAGCACGATTGACATTTCTTGCGAATAATTTTCTCACGAAGGTGGCTGTCCCCGACCAGCCTTCATCTGAAGAGACAGTAACGAATGGCGAGAATCTCTGTGATGATGCGACGCTGATGGCACATGCCATTCGTCTGAACCCGTTGGTACACTGCCCGAAAGGTATCACGTATGCGGATGTTGCTCATCTGTTGGTAGAGAATAGTAAAGAAATGGACGTCCGACCCTTACCCGAAACTTCCGTTGCAAATGCTCATGCAAATGAGGAGGACAATAAACCAGGAACCACTTCCAAAAAGCTAACACCAAAGCTACCGTTGAAAAAACGATTCAATTCGCCGAGTCCACGTAAGACAGGAAACTCGCCGGGCGATGAGAAATCATCGCCGGTGAGTAATAAGGAATCAGCGACGTCAAAGAAGGCGGCTGCTGCTTCTACAGTGGCGATAACGATACCGCCAGAGTCCAAGGCTTTGGCAACGGCGCGGAAATTCAAATCGCTTGTTGACTCACCACAAACAAGCTCTCAGGAAGAGCGACAGTTAGACGGAACTAGCCCAGCTGATCCAGCATGCAGTGTGAAGAAAAAGCCAGAAACAACAGTacaaccagcaaaacaatcCGCGCCTGTAAtatccaacagcagcagtagtagtggtagtagtagtagtagtggcgGAAATACTAGTGCTGGTGGTTGTAGTGTTAAAGTCAGTAATAATAGTACTAATGTTGAAACGCGCCAGGAACCAGAAGGACAGAAGCAAGCCAACAGTATAGATGCGCCAAGTTGGACGCGAGAGGAAGACAAAATTATTCTGCAGGATATAATAAAAGGATACTCATCGGTAGATACGTTCATTCAGCAGATCGAACAGAAAATACCATCTAGGACTAGTGAGCAGATACGAAATAGGTTTGAATTTTTGCTGCGAATGTTACGCCAGGTTAAACAGAAATGA